From a single Paenibacillus sp. FSL R5-0345 genomic region:
- a CDS encoding ABC transporter substrate-binding protein translates to MLKKNRLIMLALVLTFVMILSACGGGNNNANTPAKATSNTEVAGDATNAPDATNTSEPAADPNTIDTSKEVKLKMIFVGPKPVDYDSVFAEINKKLKEKINATLEGEFLDWSDWAQKYPLKLAANEDFDLIYSANWAGYNDQALKGGFLELTDELITKYMPQTKAVMSDVSWDQAKVNGKLYMVPQNRGESVEKLILYREDLRKKYNLPEINSPETYATYLKTIAEKEKGITPFTPETGDWKYHNLDRILLKQQSEWNMFDLDLPFAFKLTDETGKVFNVYETQEFKDLLVYYKDLADNNAWSKNVLNSKNDHQADFKAGKTASITHNNGTLGALMALMRQENSPYEVALADINQGKKKSVAISTQNGTSIHATSKNVERSLMLIDLMQNDKELHDLMMYGISGVHYEPVGDTKYKALDKNPNFTGFSNWNFNSPLNLDNEAFPQEANDLAKGWEANVYHYALETFVFDNSKVKTEIANVGNVMLRYAIPLEYGVIKDIDKGLADLNKQLKSAGVDKIQAELQAQIDAFLANK, encoded by the coding sequence ATGCTGAAGAAAAATAGATTGATCATGCTGGCGCTCGTTTTAACCTTCGTAATGATTCTAAGTGCATGCGGCGGTGGCAATAACAACGCTAATACGCCTGCAAAGGCTACAAGTAATACAGAGGTTGCAGGTGATGCCACGAACGCACCAGACGCCACCAACACCTCAGAACCTGCAGCTGACCCAAACACCATTGATACCTCAAAAGAAGTTAAGCTGAAAATGATCTTCGTTGGTCCTAAACCGGTAGACTATGATAGTGTTTTTGCTGAGATTAACAAAAAGCTGAAAGAAAAAATTAATGCGACCCTTGAGGGTGAGTTCTTGGACTGGTCTGACTGGGCTCAAAAATATCCATTGAAGCTGGCGGCAAATGAAGATTTCGATCTCATCTATTCGGCAAACTGGGCTGGCTATAATGATCAGGCGCTGAAAGGCGGGTTTCTAGAATTAACCGATGAGCTGATTACGAAATATATGCCGCAAACTAAGGCAGTGATGTCAGATGTGAGCTGGGATCAGGCAAAAGTAAACGGCAAACTGTACATGGTTCCACAAAACAGAGGAGAGTCTGTTGAAAAGCTGATTCTGTATCGTGAAGATTTGCGTAAGAAATATAATCTTCCTGAAATCAACAGCCCGGAAACGTATGCTACGTATTTGAAGACGATAGCTGAAAAAGAAAAAGGAATTACACCTTTCACTCCGGAAACGGGAGACTGGAAGTATCATAACTTAGACCGTATATTACTGAAGCAGCAAAGCGAATGGAATATGTTTGACCTCGACCTTCCGTTTGCCTTCAAATTGACGGATGAAACAGGCAAAGTCTTTAACGTCTATGAAACACAAGAGTTCAAAGATTTGCTCGTGTATTACAAAGATCTAGCTGACAACAATGCCTGGTCAAAAAACGTACTAAACAGCAAAAATGATCATCAGGCGGATTTTAAAGCAGGAAAAACCGCGTCGATTACGCACAATAACGGAACACTTGGAGCACTTATGGCTTTGATGCGTCAAGAAAATTCACCTTATGAAGTGGCACTAGCCGATATCAACCAAGGTAAGAAAAAATCAGTAGCGATTTCTACACAAAACGGTACGTCGATTCATGCGACTTCCAAAAATGTGGAACGTTCCTTGATGCTGATCGATCTGATGCAGAATGATAAAGAACTGCACGACCTGATGATGTACGGAATTAGTGGCGTACACTATGAACCGGTTGGCGACACCAAATATAAAGCACTCGATAAAAATCCGAACTTTACCGGCTTCTCTAATTGGAACTTTAACTCGCCACTCAACCTTGACAATGAAGCATTCCCTCAAGAAGCTAACGATCTGGCTAAGGGATGGGAAGCTAACGTCTACCACTATGCTCTTGAAACCTTTGTATTCGACAATAGCAAAGTGAAGACTGAAATTGCCAATGTGGGCAATGTAATGCTCCGCTATGCCATTCCGCTTGAGTACGGTGTAATTAAAGATATCGACAAAGGACTTGCAGATCTGAACAAACAACTAAAATCAGCTGGTGTTGATAAAATTCAAGCTGAACTGCAAGCTCAAATCGATGCTTTCTTGGCGAATAAGTAA
- a CDS encoding carbohydrate ABC transporter permease — MKQLDRKIFSGIGYVSLIFLAILCIFPFILVVSSSLTEETKILTDGYQFIPTAFSTEAYRILFKYPDQMIQAYTVTIGVTIIGTLFGLFLTSMTAYALSRKDFKWRNKFSFFFFFTTLFNGGLVPWYLLMVNYLHIKDTLMALVIPMMLNVFYIIVMKSFMGSIPEAIVESAKIDGAGDFKIYARLILPLSKPALATIGLFLALAYWNDWYNALLFISDEKLMPLQYYLYKMLGNMDGMRKAMMGAGAVVTTSIPSESLKMAMTVVATGPILLAYPFVQRYFVQGLTIGAVKG, encoded by the coding sequence ATGAAGCAGCTCGATCGTAAAATATTCTCGGGTATTGGTTATGTATCCCTAATCTTTCTCGCAATTTTATGTATATTCCCGTTTATACTTGTCGTATCTTCATCGCTGACGGAAGAAACTAAAATTCTAACGGATGGCTATCAATTTATACCGACTGCCTTCTCAACGGAAGCCTACAGGATTTTATTTAAATATCCCGACCAGATGATTCAAGCTTACACGGTGACAATCGGCGTTACTATAATAGGCACACTGTTTGGCTTGTTTCTGACTTCGATGACGGCTTATGCGCTTTCCAGAAAAGATTTTAAATGGCGTAATAAGTTCTCATTCTTCTTCTTCTTTACAACTTTATTTAACGGTGGTCTCGTTCCATGGTATCTGCTTATGGTTAACTATCTCCATATAAAGGATACACTCATGGCTTTAGTGATTCCGATGATGCTCAATGTCTTTTACATCATTGTTATGAAGTCTTTTATGGGCAGTATTCCGGAGGCGATTGTGGAATCGGCCAAAATTGACGGCGCAGGCGATTTTAAAATTTATGCCCGTCTAATCCTGCCTCTTTCCAAGCCGGCGCTAGCTACTATTGGTTTGTTCCTGGCCCTTGCTTATTGGAACGACTGGTACAATGCCCTTCTATTTATTTCTGATGAGAAACTGATGCCGCTTCAATATTATTTGTACAAAATGCTAGGCAATATGGACGGCATGCGAAAAGCCATGATGGGTGCAGGAGCAGTCGTAACCACATCGATCCCGAGCGAGAGCTTGAAGATGGCAATGACGGTTGTGGCCACAGGTCCGATCCTGCTCGCTTATCCATTCGTTCAGAGATATTTTGTTCAAGGTTTAACGATTGGCGCTGTGAAAGGATGA
- a CDS encoding ABC transporter permease, whose translation MKGHTFWSDLKNYRVLLLMLAPAVAFFLLFAYVPMAGIIIAFKHYDYAGGIFGSAWNGFDNFRFFFESGDAWRVTRNTALYNIAFIVVNNALQIFAAIMLFEVGGKWFRKITQSALFLPYFISWVVVGAIAYNLLNYDIGTVNALLRGLGLDPIDIYNTPAYWPYILVIVSAWKGLGYGTVMYLAAITGIDTEMYEAAEIDGANIFQRIRKVTIPNLYPTIIILVLLAVGNIFRGDFGMFYNMIGNNGLLFSSTDVIDTFVFRSLITSNDIGMSAAAGVFQSVLGFATIMTVNYAVRKYDKDRALF comes from the coding sequence ATGAAAGGGCATACATTTTGGAGCGATTTGAAAAACTACAGGGTTTTGTTGCTGATGCTGGCTCCGGCGGTTGCTTTTTTTCTTTTGTTTGCCTATGTCCCAATGGCAGGCATTATTATTGCCTTTAAGCATTATGATTACGCGGGCGGTATTTTTGGGAGTGCCTGGAACGGGTTCGACAACTTCCGCTTTTTCTTTGAATCAGGGGATGCCTGGCGGGTTACACGAAATACTGCATTGTACAATATTGCCTTTATCGTGGTGAATAACGCTTTACAAATTTTTGCAGCGATTATGTTGTTTGAAGTCGGTGGCAAATGGTTCCGCAAAATTACGCAATCGGCGCTGTTCCTTCCTTACTTTATTTCATGGGTTGTTGTTGGCGCAATCGCCTATAACCTGCTCAATTATGATATCGGTACTGTGAATGCTCTCCTTAGAGGACTTGGGCTAGATCCTATTGATATTTACAATACGCCTGCCTACTGGCCATATATCCTGGTTATCGTCTCCGCCTGGAAGGGTCTTGGATACGGAACAGTGATGTACTTGGCAGCGATTACAGGCATAGATACTGAAATGTACGAAGCGGCTGAAATCGATGGCGCCAACATTTTTCAGCGGATCCGGAAAGTGACGATTCCAAATCTTTACCCGACGATTATTATCTTGGTGCTGCTGGCGGTCGGGAATATTTTCCGCGGTGATTTCGGAATGTTCTATAACATGATCGGCAACAACGGTTTGTTGTTCTCTTCGACAGACGTGATCGATACTTTCGTGTTCAGATCGCTGATTACTTCGAATGATATCGGCATGTCGGCTGCGGCAGGTGTTTTCCAGTCCGTTCTTGGCTTCGCAACGATCATGACTGTGAACTATGCTGTTCGTAAATACGATAAAGACCGCGCCTTATTCTAA
- a CDS encoding response regulator, producing MAMEINVLLVDDEVIDLEWLRRRVAGSDRLPLHNVRTATSGFAALKIMEQHPIDIILSDIGMPIMSGVEFVRKAKEINPEVHILFISGHQDFNYAKEAIQLNAYSYLLKPVDDDELNETLTELCTKIEKERKQHISLSETLTLVNQELLLRWFNEPAPGQVEMHIHNVLTPYLQGASAVAIIEIDDMARRIQTWTEEERSSWSSSANQFIRKFAQDQNLGMVITAYDYRFVILAAVQEQYFIALLEELLRAFYQEFSCSITIGRGMYTTDPVKLHDSYRQAQAALSIKWIVGKNRLIQDASEWHPKEKIASDLEVIVDRMLKAMLEYDLTTIDDCLLQLFAGDSPLSQKNDIYDIIIRITSKLHADLQQMNEHLYEILNWDSHQPFVLFQFETVHDILSWLRRRFFELSERLYLKRQRQKRKLIDEITEYVKERLDQKITLNEVAAHFDFTPNYLGHLFKVETNSLFSDFLSELRMKRVCELLEDPTKKVYEIAEQAGYKNIIYFNRQFKQYMGMSPGEYRKKNKI from the coding sequence ATGGCGATGGAGATCAATGTTCTGCTGGTGGATGATGAAGTAATCGATTTGGAATGGCTCAGACGGCGTGTGGCCGGCAGTGATCGTTTGCCTTTGCATAACGTGAGAACGGCAACGAGCGGGTTTGCCGCTCTGAAAATAATGGAGCAGCACCCTATTGATATTATTCTCTCTGATATCGGTATGCCGATTATGTCGGGCGTGGAGTTCGTGCGTAAAGCGAAGGAGATCAACCCCGAAGTTCATATTCTTTTTATTAGTGGACATCAGGATTTTAATTATGCCAAAGAAGCGATTCAATTGAACGCCTACAGTTATTTGCTTAAGCCTGTTGATGATGACGAGCTGAACGAGACGTTGACCGAACTCTGCACCAAGATAGAGAAAGAGCGTAAACAGCATATATCCTTGTCGGAAACGCTGACGCTTGTTAATCAGGAGCTGCTGCTGCGTTGGTTTAACGAGCCTGCTCCGGGACAGGTGGAGATGCACATTCATAACGTTCTTACACCATACTTACAAGGTGCATCGGCAGTTGCCATCATAGAGATCGACGACATGGCGCGGAGAATCCAGACCTGGACAGAAGAAGAGCGGAGCTCGTGGAGCAGCAGCGCTAATCAGTTCATTCGTAAGTTCGCTCAGGATCAAAATTTGGGCATGGTGATAACGGCCTATGACTATCGCTTTGTAATCCTCGCTGCGGTTCAGGAGCAATATTTCATTGCTTTGCTGGAAGAGCTGCTTCGGGCATTCTATCAGGAGTTTTCCTGTTCGATTACCATCGGAAGAGGAATGTACACAACCGACCCGGTCAAGCTTCATGACTCCTACCGACAGGCTCAGGCCGCTTTAAGCATTAAGTGGATCGTAGGTAAGAATAGGCTCATCCAAGATGCCTCGGAGTGGCACCCGAAGGAAAAAATCGCTTCGGATTTAGAGGTAATTGTTGACCGGATGCTTAAAGCTATGCTCGAATACGACCTTACCACTATAGACGATTGCTTGCTGCAGTTATTTGCCGGAGACAGCCCGCTCTCCCAGAAAAACGACATTTACGATATCATTATCCGGATTACCTCCAAGCTTCATGCTGATCTACAGCAAATGAATGAGCATTTGTACGAGATTTTAAACTGGGATTCTCATCAACCTTTTGTGCTGTTTCAGTTCGAAACCGTGCATGATATCCTTTCGTGGTTAAGAAGAAGGTTCTTTGAATTGTCGGAGCGGCTTTACTTGAAGCGACAAAGACAAAAGCGGAAGTTAATCGATGAAATTACGGAATATGTGAAGGAAAGGTTAGATCAAAAAATAACGTTAAACGAAGTCGCCGCCCACTTTGATTTTACGCCTAACTATCTGGGTCATTTGTTCAAGGTAGAAACTAATAGTTTATTTAGCGATTTTCTAAGTGAATTGCGTATGAAGCGGGTATGCGAGCTGCTCGAAGATCCAACGAAGAAAGTATATGAGATTGCGGAACAAGCCGGATATAAGAACATTATTTATTTTAACAGGCAGTTCAAGCAATACATGGGCATGTCGCCCGGCGAGTACCGGAAGAAAAATAAAATCTAA
- a CDS encoding sensor histidine kinase: protein MERKLPSKKYIPFTYKMMIPYLILVLLTDMLVGYIAYTMLVESRTEMAETNVRTALKQTRSNIEYQTDEIKRMTNSLFLNTNFQNALQFRGDPLENMLKMRDDIVPYMKAPLQLYGNKLRLALFTVNETMLEITGDEMSTPIGRSDYYVLSDQVIENTDWFKSIMANNEDSLWLQADNDRELGNISYFRKLVSSKAAPAIIGYIRVTARIDELFGSFDTFPIEQGLNLRLMDRATGLTMYEQGIVDETAKQDSYLIISEDIPVSSYVIEARVPHSYLNKDASRMRKVISTVCSISFLVMAIIGFLVARISGKKIKRIVYLVRSFQEGNFYKRIGFPGNDEFVYIANSFNQMATSIQELIRNVYVQGIQKKQAELDVLQAQISPHFLYNTLSTIGSLANLGETEKVTQMVHGLSKFYRLTLNDGHVYISLENELEQVRMYLEIQRVKYADAFEVYYDVDPEILQIPIIKLILQPFVENIFKHAWFGETIAIRITGKRLGDRIELKVIDNGIGMRPDTLRNMRSSAYQPGSYGLRNVEERIKLRYGSDFGIQIGSYFGAGTTVQIILPVDNAEIREVMGE, encoded by the coding sequence ATGGAGAGGAAACTGCCTAGTAAAAAATATATTCCGTTCACATACAAGATGATGATTCCGTATCTGATTCTAGTATTGCTGACAGACATGCTGGTTGGCTATATAGCCTATACAATGCTCGTCGAGTCCAGGACCGAAATGGCGGAAACGAATGTCCGTACGGCTTTGAAGCAGACGAGAAGCAACATCGAATACCAGACAGATGAAATTAAACGTATGACCAACTCGCTGTTTCTAAATACGAATTTTCAGAATGCCCTTCAGTTCAGGGGAGATCCTTTGGAAAACATGCTCAAAATGAGAGATGATATTGTTCCTTATATGAAGGCTCCTCTACAACTGTATGGAAACAAGCTGAGACTTGCGCTTTTTACCGTTAATGAGACGATGCTGGAAATTACCGGTGATGAGATGTCGACGCCCATTGGTAGAAGTGATTATTATGTCCTTTCTGATCAGGTGATCGAGAATACGGATTGGTTTAAGTCGATTATGGCAAATAACGAGGACAGCTTGTGGCTTCAAGCGGACAACGACCGTGAACTAGGCAATATTTCGTATTTTCGCAAGCTCGTTTCTTCCAAGGCAGCTCCGGCTATCATCGGGTACATTCGTGTTACGGCGAGAATCGACGAGCTTTTTGGCAGTTTCGATACTTTTCCAATTGAACAGGGGCTTAATCTTCGTCTGATGGATAGGGCGACAGGTTTGACGATGTATGAACAAGGTATTGTCGATGAAACTGCGAAGCAAGACTCTTATTTAATAATAAGTGAAGATATTCCGGTATCCAGCTATGTCATTGAGGCACGCGTGCCCCACTCTTATTTGAACAAAGACGCCAGTAGAATGCGGAAGGTGATTAGTACCGTTTGTTCTATTAGTTTTTTGGTGATGGCTATTATCGGTTTTCTAGTTGCACGTATATCTGGCAAAAAAATTAAGCGGATTGTGTATTTGGTTCGGTCGTTTCAGGAGGGGAATTTCTATAAAAGAATCGGATTTCCGGGAAACGATGAATTTGTCTATATTGCGAATAGTTTTAATCAAATGGCGACTAGCATTCAGGAGCTAATCCGGAACGTCTATGTGCAGGGCATTCAGAAAAAGCAAGCGGAGCTGGATGTGCTCCAAGCCCAGATCAGCCCCCATTTCCTGTACAACACATTGTCGACGATTGGCAGTCTGGCCAATTTGGGGGAAACAGAGAAGGTTACACAGATGGTACATGGCCTGTCTAAGTTTTATCGACTCACGTTGAATGATGGGCATGTATATATCTCACTTGAAAATGAGCTGGAGCAGGTGAGGATGTATCTGGAGATCCAGAGAGTAAAATATGCGGATGCCTTTGAGGTTTATTATGATGTCGATCCGGAAATTTTACAGATTCCTATTATCAAGCTGATTTTGCAGCCATTTGTGGAGAATATATTCAAGCACGCCTGGTTCGGGGAGACCATTGCGATTCGTATTACTGGAAAGCGGCTTGGTGACCGCATCGAACTCAAGGTCATTGATAACGGGATCGGCATGCGACCGGATACACTTCGAAACATGCGGTCAAGCGCATACCAACCTGGCAGCTACGGTCTGAGAAATGTGGAAGAACGAATTAAACTGAGATACGGCAGCGATTTCGGCATTCAAATCGGCAGCTATTTTGGAGCGGGAACGACAGTTCAAATCATCTTACCGGTGGATAATGCGGAAATTAGGGAAGTTATGGGGGAATGA
- a CDS encoding Lrp/AsnC family transcriptional regulator, with amino-acid sequence MEHLMDEIDKKIMQLLQYNARMPISQISKEVSMSQPSVKERIIKLEERNIISGYHTAFNLRDLNRGTTTFILIKTEHCQELTDFCNNAMEVTDLFRISGEYNYLIKVQTSSIEALAEFQDQLIKFGPSKSHISLKNILENRVLL; translated from the coding sequence ATGGAGCATCTTATGGATGAGATTGATAAAAAAATTATGCAATTACTACAGTACAATGCCCGAATGCCCATTTCACAAATCAGCAAAGAGGTTTCGATGTCACAGCCTTCCGTTAAAGAAAGAATTATTAAGCTAGAAGAAAGGAACATCATTTCGGGGTATCACACAGCTTTTAATTTGCGGGATCTGAACCGGGGTACGACTACCTTTATTCTAATTAAAACAGAACATTGCCAAGAGCTCACTGATTTTTGCAACAATGCTATGGAGGTTACTGATTTGTTCCGCATTAGTGGAGAATATAACTATCTTATTAAGGTGCAGACCTCATCGATTGAGGCGCTTGCTGAATTTCAAGATCAACTTATAAAGTTCGGACCTTCCAAATCGCATATCAGTTTGAAAAACATTTTGGAAAACAGAGTGCTGCTCTAA
- a CDS encoding VOC family protein has protein sequence MSVKGLAHIAIQAKDYIATISFYIDVLGFKLGHHWSLPSFQIKEACMLISPDQKTCIEIFDNDAVIAAQGKKALSEEEVAHGALLHFAFYVDNVDEMYQKALAHGAKAFIAPDSLSLGEPPLLIKNAIVHSPNGEVIEFLEEVDFDMSTYTTSYKEVSKA, from the coding sequence ATGAGCGTAAAAGGTCTTGCACATATAGCGATTCAAGCCAAAGATTATATTGCAACAATTTCATTTTATATCGACGTTTTAGGGTTCAAGTTAGGTCATCATTGGAGTCTGCCATCCTTTCAAATCAAAGAAGCATGCATGTTGATTTCACCTGACCAAAAGACCTGCATTGAGATTTTTGATAACGATGCAGTCATTGCCGCCCAAGGAAAAAAAGCCTTGTCTGAGGAAGAAGTAGCTCACGGAGCACTCTTACATTTCGCCTTCTACGTGGATAATGTCGATGAAATGTACCAAAAAGCCCTTGCTCATGGAGCAAAGGCTTTTATAGCACCAGATTCGCTTTCTCTTGGTGAACCACCTCTCCTGATCAAGAACGCGATCGTTCACAGCCCCAATGGGGAAGTTATCGAATTTCTTGAAGAGGTGGATTTTGATATGTCTACTTACACTACCTCATACAAAGAGGTATCCAAGGCTTGA